The following proteins are encoded in a genomic region of Devosia lucknowensis:
- a CDS encoding alpha/beta hydrolase: MKVVRSIALLVVVALVAAGTYFFWTVSVKDLPEGTYESSANILVYPTLYGFALNPVSRTEKPGLIFMAGAFVPADAYLPFARKVAEAGYPVRLIGLELGSSMAPGRQPRLFGTIEGFMDGSRPWVIGGHSLGSAQATIFAAEYPEDIAGLFITGSGYPYNDVSMLTVPVTLMRATNDNVANKNPDQERSANLPAGATIAVVEGGSHAQYGYYGPQIGDGTASISRDAQQQQMVDAALALMARADGNTALAGLAKPLPFSQVKQTRIATLNSHTARAPRAVQQEN; the protein is encoded by the coding sequence ATGAAGGTGGTCCGAAGCATTGCTCTATTAGTCGTGGTGGCGTTGGTCGCTGCCGGGACCTATTTTTTCTGGACTGTGTCGGTCAAGGATCTGCCCGAAGGAACCTATGAGAGCAGTGCGAATATCCTGGTCTATCCGACGCTATACGGGTTTGCGCTGAATCCTGTGTCGCGCACGGAAAAGCCCGGCCTGATCTTCATGGCTGGCGCGTTTGTGCCGGCCGATGCCTATCTGCCGTTTGCGCGCAAGGTGGCCGAGGCCGGATATCCAGTGCGGCTGATCGGCCTCGAGCTGGGCAGCTCCATGGCTCCTGGGCGGCAGCCTCGGCTTTTCGGAACAATCGAGGGGTTCATGGATGGCTCGCGCCCATGGGTTATCGGGGGGCATTCGCTCGGGTCCGCGCAGGCGACGATCTTTGCGGCGGAATATCCTGAGGACATTGCCGGTCTTTTCATTACCGGTAGCGGTTACCCCTATAACGACGTGTCGATGCTGACCGTGCCGGTGACGTTGATGCGCGCCACCAACGACAATGTCGCCAACAAGAACCCTGACCAGGAACGTTCTGCCAACCTGCCCGCGGGTGCCACCATCGCCGTGGTCGAAGGAGGCAGTCATGCGCAATACGGCTACTATGGTCCGCAAATCGGCGATGGTACCGCAAGCATTTCCCGGGACGCGCAGCAGCAACAGATGGTCGACGCGGCCCTGGCGCTGATGGCGCGTGCCGACGGTAACACCGCATTAGCGGGACTGGCCAAACCCTTACCTTTTTCGCAGGTCAAACAGACCCGCATCGCTACCCTCAATTCGCACACCGCTCGCGCCCCAAGGGCCGTGCAGCAGGAGAATTAA
- the lpdA gene encoding dihydrolipoyl dehydrogenase: MADQYDLLVIGAGPGGYVAAIRGAQLGMKVAIVEREHMAGICSNWGCIPTKALLRSAEIYGHMGHAKDYGLTAEKFGFDLDGIVKRSRAIAAQMNNGVQFLMKKNKIDIIWGEATITKPGEIKVAASKKQVVQPQGPVPKNALGEGTYKAKNIIIATGARPRVLPGIEPDGDKIWTYFEALKPTEMPKSLVVMGSGAIGIEFASFYRSFGAEVTVIELLPQILPVEDAEISGLARKRLEKRGIKFMTEAKVAKVEKTGNGVVAHVETKDGKTQQIAGDKLISAVGVMCNIEGLGLETVGVKTERGAIVIDHYGATNVAGIWAIGDVAGPPMLAHKAEHEAVITVEKIAGLKVHGLDKTKVPGCTYCEPQVASVGLTEAKAKEAGREIKVGRFPFVGNGKAIALGEPDGLVKTIFDAKTGELLGAHMVGAEVTELIQGFVVAMNLETTEEDLMHTIFPHPTLSETMKESVLDAYGRALNI; this comes from the coding sequence ATGGCTGACCAATACGATCTTCTCGTCATCGGCGCCGGTCCCGGCGGCTATGTCGCTGCCATTCGTGGCGCGCAGCTGGGCATGAAAGTTGCCATCGTCGAGCGCGAGCACATGGCGGGCATCTGCTCGAACTGGGGCTGTATCCCGACCAAGGCGCTGCTGCGTTCGGCTGAAATTTACGGCCATATGGGCCATGCCAAGGATTATGGGCTGACCGCTGAAAAGTTCGGCTTCGATCTCGACGGCATCGTCAAGCGTTCGCGCGCCATTGCGGCGCAAATGAACAATGGCGTGCAGTTCCTGATGAAGAAGAACAAGATCGACATCATCTGGGGCGAGGCGACGATCACCAAGCCCGGTGAGATCAAGGTTGCCGCTTCCAAGAAGCAGGTCGTTCAGCCGCAGGGCCCCGTGCCGAAGAATGCGCTCGGCGAAGGCACCTACAAGGCCAAGAACATCATCATCGCGACTGGTGCGCGTCCGCGCGTGCTGCCGGGCATCGAACCCGATGGCGACAAGATCTGGACCTATTTCGAAGCGCTGAAGCCGACCGAAATGCCGAAGTCGCTTGTGGTCATGGGCTCGGGCGCCATCGGCATCGAATTCGCCTCGTTCTACCGTTCGTTTGGTGCCGAAGTGACGGTGATCGAACTGCTGCCGCAAATCCTGCCAGTGGAGGACGCCGAGATTTCCGGGCTTGCGCGCAAGCGCCTCGAAAAGCGCGGCATCAAGTTCATGACGGAAGCCAAGGTCGCCAAGGTTGAAAAGACCGGTAATGGCGTCGTTGCCCATGTCGAGACCAAGGATGGCAAGACGCAGCAGATCGCTGGCGACAAGCTGATCTCGGCTGTTGGCGTCATGTGCAATATCGAAGGCCTCGGCCTTGAAACGGTCGGCGTGAAGACCGAGCGCGGCGCTATCGTCATCGACCATTATGGCGCGACCAATGTCGCGGGCATCTGGGCCATTGGCGACGTCGCCGGCCCGCCGATGCTGGCGCACAAGGCCGAGCATGAAGCCGTCATCACGGTCGAAAAGATCGCAGGCCTCAAGGTGCATGGCCTCGACAAGACCAAGGTACCGGGTTGCACCTATTGCGAACCGCAGGTGGCGAGCGTCGGCCTGACCGAAGCCAAGGCCAAGGAGGCCGGGCGCGAGATCAAGGTTGGGCGTTTCCCCTTCGTGGGAAATGGCAAGGCGATTGCGCTTGGTGAGCCCGACGGTCTCGTGAAGACCATATTCGACGCCAAGACCGGCGAACTCCTGGGCGCCCATATGGTAGGCGCGGAAGTCACTGAACTGATCCAGGGCTTCGTTGTGGCCATGAACCTCGAAACCACCGAAGAAGACCTGATGCACACCATCTTCCCGCATCCCACGCTCAGCGAGACGATGAAGGAAAGCGTGCTTGATGCATATGGTCGCGCCCTGAACATCTGA
- a CDS encoding pyruvate dehydrogenase complex E1 component subunit beta — MPQILMPALSPTMEEGKLAKWVVKVGDKVKSGDVLAEIETDKATMEVESVDEGVVKEILVEEGTEGVKVNTPIALVLADGEEIGEGTRPAAQATSSDPEGESAVAEARPVPAEAKSSPAIDAPKFVAQDDADLPGDVEMVEMTVRQALNEAMAEELRRDKDVFVMGEEVAEYQGAYKITQGLLQEFGPDRIIDTPITEHGFAGLAVGAAFAGLKPIVEFMTWNFAMQAIDQIINSAAKQLYMSGGQVTAPMVFRGPNGAAARVAAQHSQDYSAWYSHVPGLTVIAPFSAADAKGLLKAAIRSPNPVVFLENEILYGSTGLVPKMDDFVLPIGKARIARKGADVTIVSFSMGMRYATQATEKLVAAGVDVELIDLRTLRPLDIDTVIESVKKTGRLVTVEEGWPQGGIGADISARVMEQAFDYLDAPVLRVTGKDVPMPYAANLEKLALPNVDEVIAAVNAVTYRS, encoded by the coding sequence ATGCCCCAGATCCTCATGCCCGCCCTGTCGCCGACAATGGAAGAAGGCAAGCTTGCAAAATGGGTCGTCAAGGTTGGCGACAAGGTCAAGTCCGGTGACGTGCTTGCCGAGATCGAGACCGACAAGGCCACGATGGAAGTGGAGTCTGTGGACGAAGGCGTGGTCAAGGAAATCCTCGTTGAGGAAGGCACCGAAGGCGTGAAGGTGAATACGCCGATCGCTCTCGTGCTTGCAGATGGCGAAGAGATTGGCGAGGGTACGCGCCCCGCAGCGCAAGCGACCTCATCCGATCCGGAAGGCGAGTCGGCAGTTGCGGAAGCCAGGCCGGTGCCCGCCGAAGCAAAATCGTCTCCGGCCATCGACGCTCCCAAGTTCGTAGCACAGGACGATGCGGATCTGCCGGGCGACGTGGAGATGGTCGAAATGACCGTGCGCCAAGCGCTCAATGAGGCCATGGCTGAAGAGCTGCGCCGCGACAAGGATGTCTTCGTGATGGGCGAAGAGGTTGCCGAGTATCAGGGCGCCTACAAGATTACTCAAGGGCTGCTCCAGGAATTCGGTCCGGACCGGATCATCGATACGCCGATCACCGAGCACGGCTTTGCCGGTCTCGCCGTTGGTGCGGCCTTTGCCGGTCTCAAGCCGATCGTGGAGTTCATGACCTGGAATTTTGCCATGCAGGCAATCGACCAGATCATCAACTCGGCTGCCAAGCAGCTCTACATGTCCGGTGGCCAGGTGACGGCGCCGATGGTGTTCCGCGGCCCGAACGGTGCCGCAGCCCGCGTTGCCGCCCAGCACAGCCAAGACTATTCGGCTTGGTACAGCCACGTTCCGGGCCTGACCGTGATCGCGCCTTTTAGCGCTGCCGACGCAAAGGGCCTCCTGAAGGCCGCCATCCGTTCACCGAACCCGGTCGTCTTCCTCGAAAACGAAATTCTTTACGGCTCCACCGGCCTCGTGCCGAAGATGGACGATTTCGTACTGCCGATCGGCAAGGCGCGGATAGCCCGCAAGGGTGCCGACGTGACCATTGTTTCGTTCTCCATGGGCATGCGCTACGCGACCCAGGCGACGGAAAAGCTGGTTGCGGCCGGTGTCGATGTCGAACTTATCGACCTGCGCACCCTGCGCCCGCTGGACATCGACACCGTCATCGAGTCCGTGAAGAAGACTGGCCGTCTGGTCACAGTCGAAGAAGGCTGGCCGCAGGGCGGCATCGGCGCCGATATCTCGGCCCGCGTCATGGAGCAGGCATTCGACTATCTCGATGCGCCCGTGCTGCGCGTGACGGGCAAGGACGTTCCGATGCCCTATGCCGCGAACCTTGAAAAGCTGGCCTTGCCCAATGTTGACGAAGTGATCGCGGCTGTGAATGCCGTGACCTATCGCTCGTAA
- a CDS encoding Dabb family protein produces MIRHTVVFTLKHGAGSTEERDFLDAALVLAAIPGVNKFERLRQTSPKADFAFGFSMEFDDAAAYEGYNDHPDHVAFVRDRWVPEVDRFQEVDYVPL; encoded by the coding sequence GTGATCCGGCACACCGTCGTTTTCACTCTGAAGCATGGCGCGGGCTCAACCGAGGAGCGGGACTTTCTCGACGCCGCCCTCGTGCTGGCCGCGATACCGGGTGTGAACAAGTTCGAACGGCTGCGCCAGACCAGCCCGAAGGCAGATTTCGCCTTCGGATTCTCCATGGAGTTCGACGACGCCGCCGCGTATGAGGGTTACAACGATCACCCAGACCACGTGGCATTCGTGCGGGATCGCTGGGTACCAGAAGTGGACCGCTTTCAGGAGGTCGACTACGTGCCGCTCTAG
- a CDS encoding pyruvate dehydrogenase complex dihydrolipoamide acetyltransferase encodes MPIDITMPALSPTMEEGKLAKWHVKEGDSVSSGDVIAEIETDKATMEVEAVDEGKIGKILVAEGTDNVKVNAVIAVLLQEGEDASAIGSGGAKPAEAPKAEAKTEAPKGDAGTLQYDKGTSTTSTAPVSNSNTGSSAPKAAASSAPAKSEGGRVFASPLAKRLAKEAGIDLASVAGSGPKGRVIKADVEAAKSGKGAAKPAAGAPAAAAAPATGMSKNQVMALFEEGTYEVVPNDGMRKVVAARLTESKQTVPHFYLTLDCKIDALMAAREQINAAAPKSKDGKPGYKLSVNDFVMKAWAIALQRVPAANATWAGDSILYHKRSDVAVAVSVPGGLFTPVVKSADTKTLREISEEVKDLASRAKSKKLAPHEYQGGSSSVSNLGMFGIKHFAAVINPPHGTILAVGAGEERVYPENGQIKIGQFMTVTLSCDHRAVDGALGAELLGVFKGLIENPVMMLA; translated from the coding sequence ATGCCAATCGATATCACCATGCCGGCGCTCTCTCCGACGATGGAAGAGGGCAAGCTTGCCAAATGGCACGTCAAGGAGGGCGACTCAGTTTCCTCTGGTGACGTGATTGCCGAGATCGAAACCGACAAGGCCACGATGGAAGTCGAGGCTGTCGACGAGGGCAAGATCGGCAAGATCCTTGTTGCCGAAGGCACCGACAATGTGAAGGTCAACGCCGTCATCGCCGTGCTGCTGCAGGAAGGCGAAGACGCCAGTGCTATCGGCTCAGGCGGTGCCAAGCCGGCCGAGGCACCGAAGGCCGAAGCCAAGACCGAAGCGCCGAAGGGCGATGCGGGCACGCTGCAGTATGACAAGGGCACGTCGACGACCTCGACCGCGCCCGTGTCCAACTCGAACACCGGCTCTAGCGCGCCGAAGGCCGCTGCTTCTTCGGCTCCGGCCAAGTCCGAAGGCGGGCGCGTTTTCGCTTCGCCGCTGGCGAAGCGCCTTGCGAAGGAAGCGGGGATCGATCTCGCTTCGGTGGCCGGGTCCGGCCCCAAGGGCCGCGTGATCAAGGCCGACGTGGAAGCTGCCAAGTCCGGCAAGGGTGCTGCCAAGCCTGCGGCCGGTGCGCCGGCTGCTGCCGCTGCGCCTGCGACAGGCATGAGCAAGAACCAGGTTATGGCGCTGTTCGAGGAGGGGACCTACGAAGTCGTGCCGAACGACGGCATGCGCAAGGTCGTGGCGGCACGCCTCACCGAATCCAAGCAGACCGTTCCGCACTTCTATCTCACGCTCGATTGCAAGATCGACGCGCTGATGGCCGCCCGCGAACAGATCAATGCCGCAGCGCCCAAGAGCAAGGACGGCAAGCCTGGCTACAAGCTTTCGGTAAATGACTTCGTCATGAAGGCCTGGGCTATTGCGCTGCAGCGCGTTCCGGCCGCCAACGCCACTTGGGCCGGGGATTCGATCCTCTACCACAAGCGTTCGGACGTCGCGGTTGCCGTGTCCGTCCCGGGCGGTCTCTTCACTCCAGTGGTGAAGTCGGCCGATACCAAGACCCTTCGCGAAATTTCCGAAGAGGTGAAGGACCTGGCGAGCCGCGCAAAATCCAAAAAGCTGGCGCCTCATGAATACCAGGGCGGTTCGTCCTCGGTGTCCAACCTCGGCATGTTCGGCATCAAGCACTTTGCCGCCGTGATCAACCCGCCGCATGGCACGATCCTCGCGGTCGGCGCTGGCGAAGAGCGCGTCTATCCCGAGAACGGGCAGATCAAGATCGGCCAGTTCATGACGGTCACGCTCTCCTGCGATCACCGCGCGGTCGATGGTGCCTTGGGTGCCGAACTGCTCGGCGTCTTCAAGGGATTGATCGAAAACCCGGTGATGATGCTGGCCTAA
- a CDS encoding NADP-dependent malic enzyme, with translation MSTDITEQRKALREAALHFHEFPKPGKLEIQAIKPLGNQRDLALAYSPGVAAPCEEIAEFPEAVARYTSRQNLVAVISNGTAVLGLGNIGALASKPVMEGKAVLFKKFAGIDVFDLEIDEINPQKFIDAVAPLWPTFGGINLEDIRAPDCFEIEETLRERMPIPVFHDDQHGTAIIVGAAVLNGLELSGKKIEDVKICTSGAGAAAIACLNVLVALGARHENIWVADKDGLVTHKRNDVNDKWRGQFRRTSDATTLAEVIEGADVFLGLSAAGALKPDMLARMAPRPLILALANPNPEIMPEVAKETRPDAMVCTGRSDYPNQVNNVLCFPFIFRGALDVHATTINEEMKLAAVRAIAKLAHEPGLEVSPSGAPAVYGPEHIIPNPFDQRLILRIAPAVARAAMDTGVAKKPIEDWEAYLDSLNRFVFRSGLVMKPIIDRAQGQGKRIAFADGEDERVLRAAQVLLEEGIARPILIGRPAVLEARIERFGLSIQPGRDFEVINPEDDPRYRDYVSLFHSLVGRNGVTPDTARTIVRTNTTVIGALAVKRGEADALLCGLQGRFIKHVRDIRSIIGLQQGVTEASALSMLIMPRGAFFLTDTYVSQNPSADEIVSITLQARDHLKRFNIEARAALLSYSNFGSRDGDSSEKMREAYAKLKAIAPELIVEGEMQGDLALNESLRERYIPDTVLKGEANLLVFPDLDAANLSMTLLKEMNNALAVGPILMGMQAPAHILAPSVTSRGIVNMAAIAANEAMGAAK, from the coding sequence GTGTCGACCGATATCACCGAACAGCGCAAGGCCCTTCGTGAGGCGGCGCTGCATTTCCATGAGTTCCCCAAGCCGGGCAAGCTGGAAATCCAGGCGATCAAGCCGCTTGGCAACCAGCGCGACCTGGCCCTTGCCTATTCTCCCGGCGTTGCTGCCCCCTGCGAGGAAATCGCAGAATTCCCCGAGGCCGTGGCGCGCTACACGTCGCGCCAGAATCTTGTTGCGGTGATCTCCAATGGGACAGCCGTGCTCGGGCTTGGCAATATCGGCGCGCTGGCAAGCAAGCCGGTGATGGAAGGCAAGGCGGTTCTGTTCAAGAAGTTCGCCGGGATCGACGTGTTCGATCTCGAGATCGACGAGATCAATCCCCAGAAATTCATCGATGCCGTGGCGCCGCTGTGGCCGACCTTTGGCGGCATCAACTTGGAAGATATCCGGGCGCCGGACTGTTTCGAGATCGAGGAAACGCTGCGCGAGCGCATGCCGATCCCCGTGTTCCATGATGATCAGCATGGAACGGCCATCATCGTGGGCGCGGCTGTGCTGAACGGTCTCGAGCTTTCGGGTAAAAAGATCGAGGACGTGAAAATCTGTACGTCCGGAGCAGGGGCCGCAGCCATCGCTTGCCTCAACGTTCTGGTGGCGCTCGGCGCCAGGCACGAGAATATCTGGGTCGCCGACAAGGATGGTCTCGTCACCCACAAGCGCAACGACGTGAATGACAAGTGGCGCGGACAGTTTCGTCGCACCAGCGACGCCACAACGCTGGCCGAGGTTATTGAGGGCGCCGACGTCTTCCTGGGACTGTCAGCAGCCGGCGCGCTGAAGCCGGACATGCTGGCGAGAATGGCGCCGCGCCCGTTGATCCTTGCTCTGGCCAATCCGAACCCAGAAATCATGCCTGAAGTGGCGAAGGAAACGCGGCCGGATGCAATGGTCTGCACCGGGCGGTCGGACTATCCCAACCAGGTCAATAACGTTCTCTGTTTCCCCTTCATTTTCCGTGGTGCGCTTGACGTCCATGCGACCACCATCAATGAGGAGATGAAGCTTGCTGCGGTTCGTGCCATTGCCAAGCTGGCTCATGAACCGGGCCTTGAGGTTTCTCCTTCGGGGGCGCCCGCCGTTTATGGGCCGGAACACATCATTCCCAACCCGTTCGACCAGCGGCTGATTCTGCGGATCGCGCCCGCCGTAGCGCGTGCTGCGATGGACACGGGTGTAGCCAAGAAGCCGATCGAGGATTGGGAGGCCTATCTCGACAGCCTCAACCGCTTCGTGTTCCGCTCCGGCCTCGTGATGAAGCCGATCATTGATCGCGCACAGGGGCAGGGGAAACGTATCGCCTTTGCCGATGGAGAGGACGAACGCGTGCTGCGGGCGGCCCAAGTGCTGCTCGAAGAAGGCATCGCCCGCCCGATCCTGATCGGTCGACCTGCGGTCCTGGAGGCGCGTATCGAGCGCTTTGGCCTCTCGATCCAGCCCGGTCGAGATTTTGAGGTGATCAATCCAGAAGACGATCCGCGATATCGCGATTATGTCAGCCTGTTCCACTCGCTGGTGGGCCGTAATGGCGTGACACCGGACACCGCGCGCACAATCGTGCGCACGAATACAACGGTGATCGGCGCACTGGCCGTCAAGCGCGGCGAGGCGGACGCGCTGCTTTGCGGTCTACAGGGGCGGTTCATCAAGCATGTCCGCGACATCCGCTCGATCATCGGACTGCAGCAGGGTGTGACCGAGGCCTCGGCCCTTTCCATGCTGATCATGCCGCGCGGCGCGTTTTTCCTGACCGATACCTATGTCAGTCAGAACCCCAGCGCCGATGAAATCGTCTCAATCACGCTGCAGGCGCGCGATCATCTCAAACGCTTCAACATCGAGGCGCGCGCAGCCTTGTTGAGTTATTCCAATTTTGGATCGCGTGACGGCGATAGCAGCGAAAAGATGCGTGAGGCCTATGCCAAGCTCAAGGCGATCGCTCCCGAGCTGATCGTGGAGGGCGAGATGCAGGGCGACCTGGCGCTCAATGAGAGCCTGCGGGAGCGCTATATCCCAGACACGGTCCTCAAGGGCGAAGCCAATCTGCTGGTGTTCCCAGACCTTGACGCGGCCAATCTGTCGATGACGCTGCTTAAGGAGATGAACAATGCGCTGGCCGTCGGCCCGATCCTGATGGGCATGCAGGCTCCCGCGCATATTCTGGCGCCATCAGTCACCAGCCGAGGCATCGTCAACATGGCGGCGATCGCGGCAAATGAAGCTATGGGGGCAGCGAAGTGA
- a CDS encoding SGNH/GDSL hydrolase family protein, with the protein MKTILAYGDSLTYGANPQPGGPRHAYEDRWPTALERGLGGQARVIAEGLGGRTTVSDDWYAAADRNGGRILPTLLESHSPLDLVIIMLGTNDLKPAICGSALEASFGMRRLVQIIRGHYAGKGEQAPEIILVAPPLVCDSDNADMMGHFGGYEHGLNESRQFAEHYAKRAGEWNTGFFDAATVAKASPLDGIHLDAANTRAIGEGLVPLVKQILGL; encoded by the coding sequence ATGAAAACCATCCTAGCCTATGGCGACAGCCTGACTTATGGGGCCAATCCGCAACCGGGTGGCCCCCGTCATGCCTATGAGGATCGCTGGCCGACGGCGCTCGAGCGTGGTCTCGGTGGTCAGGCCCGGGTGATTGCCGAGGGTCTCGGCGGTCGCACGACGGTCTCGGACGACTGGTACGCGGCAGCCGATCGTAATGGCGGCCGCATCCTGCCGACGCTGCTCGAAAGCCATTCACCGCTCGATCTCGTCATCATCATGCTCGGAACGAACGATCTAAAGCCCGCGATCTGCGGTTCGGCGCTGGAAGCCTCCTTCGGCATGCGGCGGCTGGTGCAGATCATCCGCGGCCATTACGCCGGCAAGGGCGAACAGGCGCCGGAAATCATCCTCGTCGCTCCGCCGCTCGTTTGCGACAGCGACAATGCCGACATGATGGGTCATTTTGGCGGCTATGAGCACGGCCTCAATGAATCCCGCCAGTTCGCTGAGCATTACGCCAAGCGGGCAGGCGAGTGGAACACCGGCTTCTTCGACGCTGCGACCGTCGCCAAGGCTTCGCCGCTCGATGGCATTCATCTCGACGCGGCCAATACCCGCGCTATCGGCGAGGGTCTCGTGCCGCTCGTCAAACAGATACTGGGCCTCTGA
- a CDS encoding FtsB family cell division protein has translation MPTRLKRPPFWRPLALTVTLLGFQGYLGYSAISGQFGIASREEIRADIEVLQDRSSALQAEIDAFRHRVSLMNPRHLDPDIVVERARALLNMSHPDDMLVMVSPTNGQPISGQFVELTDDELRSIIEADSIL, from the coding sequence ATGCCCACTCGTCTCAAACGTCCTCCATTCTGGCGTCCACTTGCCCTGACAGTCACGTTGCTGGGGTTTCAGGGCTATCTTGGCTATTCCGCCATCTCGGGGCAATTCGGCATCGCAAGCCGCGAAGAGATTCGCGCTGATATCGAGGTCCTGCAGGACCGTAGTTCTGCGTTGCAGGCCGAAATTGACGCATTCCGGCATCGCGTTTCTCTGATGAACCCACGTCACCTGGATCCTGACATTGTGGTCGAGCGGGCAAGAGCCTTGCTCAACATGTCCCATCCGGACGACATGCTAGTCATGGTAAGCCCGACCAACGGTCAACCAATTTCCGGTCAATTCGTAGAATTAACTGATGATGAGTTAAGGTCTATTATCGAAGCGGATTCAATACTTTAG
- the pdhA gene encoding pyruvate dehydrogenase (acetyl-transferring) E1 component subunit alpha, with product MARKATATKAKMQPNVPQFTQEQDLEAFREMLLIRRFEEKAGQMYGMGLIGGFCHLYIGQEAVVTGITMASKKGEDSQITGYRDHGHMLVMGLDPKGVMAELTGRQGGLSKGKGGSMHMFSNEHRFYGGNGIVGAQASLGTGLAFASKYKGDGSVAIAYFGDGAANQGQVYESFNMAKLWKLPVVYIIENNKYAMGTSIERAAATTDFSMRGASFDIPGEQVDGMDVRMVYDAAQRAIEHARSGNGPYILEMLTYRYRGHSMSDPAKYRSKDEVTKYRQERDPIEQVRARLIEGGKATEEDLKAIETEIRAIVTEAADFATNDPEPDASELWTDITIKA from the coding sequence ATGGCGCGCAAGGCGACGGCCACCAAGGCCAAGATGCAGCCCAACGTCCCCCAGTTCACCCAGGAACAGGACCTCGAGGCATTCCGCGAGATGCTGCTGATCCGCCGCTTCGAGGAGAAGGCCGGCCAGATGTATGGCATGGGCCTGATCGGCGGCTTTTGTCACCTTTACATCGGCCAGGAAGCCGTCGTTACCGGCATCACCATGGCCTCCAAGAAGGGCGAGGATTCCCAGATCACCGGATATCGTGATCATGGTCACATGCTCGTCATGGGGCTCGATCCCAAGGGTGTCATGGCCGAGCTCACCGGTCGCCAGGGTGGCCTGTCGAAGGGCAAGGGTGGCTCGATGCACATGTTCTCCAATGAGCATCGGTTTTACGGTGGCAACGGCATCGTCGGTGCTCAGGCGTCGCTCGGCACAGGCCTGGCATTTGCCAGCAAGTACAAGGGCGACGGTTCGGTAGCAATTGCCTATTTCGGCGACGGTGCGGCGAACCAGGGTCAGGTATACGAAAGCTTCAACATGGCCAAGCTCTGGAAGCTGCCGGTCGTGTACATCATCGAAAACAACAAATACGCCATGGGCACCTCGATCGAGCGCGCTGCGGCGACGACGGACTTTTCCATGCGTGGAGCCTCGTTCGACATTCCGGGCGAGCAGGTGGATGGCATGGATGTGCGCATGGTCTACGATGCCGCCCAGCGCGCCATCGAGCACGCTCGCTCGGGCAATGGGCCGTATATCCTCGAAATGCTCACCTATCGCTACCGCGGCCATTCCATGTCCGATCCGGCGAAATACCGTTCGAAGGATGAGGTCACCAAGTATCGTCAGGAGCGCGATCCGATCGAGCAGGTCCGCGCGCGCCTGATTGAAGGCGGCAAGGCCACCGAGGAAGACCTCAAGGCGATCGAGACCGAGATTCGCGCGATCGTCACGGAGGCCGCTGATTTCGCGACCAATGATCCCGAGCCCGATGCATCGGAGCTCTGGACCGACATCACCATCAAGGCCTGA